The sequence below is a genomic window from Uranotaenia lowii strain MFRU-FL chromosome 2, ASM2978415v1, whole genome shotgun sequence.
GGTTTACTGTATCGGCGAGGCAGCTGTGCGGCCGCAATCGTGGTCTTTATGGCATTATTGACTCTGGATACGCGTGGTGGCAGTTTGCCGTTGGAGTATGTGGTGGGTAAGCGAGGGGTGGTATTGGTATTGGTTTTGGAGGTGGTGACAGTGGTAACGGCTACGGGGCTTGGTGTTGAAGCCGTACGATCGGAGTCCAGGTTGACGTTTTGTTCGACGGACGACGATGGATCGTCATTGTAGTCTTCGTCTGAGTCGTATACGGGAGAAGACGTCGAAGAGTACGATGTCGATCGTGATTTGTTTGGCAACAATTGCGTTGTCGTGGTCAAGTTCAGCAACTGAGTGGTAGTGCTTGGAACGTATCGAGGCGAGGTACTACTCGTCGTGGTCGTTGTTGGATATTCGGTTGTAGTAGAAGTAGTGGTAGTGAATCGTTTAGTAGCTCGATAGTGAGGTTTGAAAGAGGTATAAGTCGATCGCACAGTCGTTGTGGTAGTAGGTTTGGTCGTAGTAGTAGCAGCACTGGTAGTTTCAAGATAGGAGTAATCCACCAGATCCTCTTCCGGCACGTCTCCGTCTTCTTCCTCGTCTTCGTCTTCTTCCGATTCGTTACTGATACTGTCATTCTGGTTATAAGATAACAGCTCTTTTTCGGTAGGAATATTCATTTCTGGCATTTCAACAGTGGCACGGAACTTCTTAGTAGTCGACTCAGTCTTGCTGTTGGAGGATGGTCCAAAAGAATTTTGTTCAGTCGATGTAAGGTGGTACCGAGTAAAATATACAGGTTTGTCAGTGATTTCAACTACATCGGCAGAATTGGTTGCGTTTTCCAAAATTACCGACCCCTTTTTGTACACTTCTACGCTATCGTCACTAAAACGTGACTTATAATGGGAAGATTTAGCAGGAGCATTTTCGCCGTCATAGCGAGATCTTTCAGTCGAACCAATTCCGTTCAAGTGAGAACTGGTCGACGAAGCAATCGATGATATCGTTGATGGAGTTACCCTGTGATCTGGGTATTCGGATGAAATGGTAAGCACGGTACTTTCGGTGCTGGAGATTGGTACGTTTGTTTGATTAAAGCTAGTTGTTGTACTATATACTCCGTTTAGATTAGTTGGTCGAAGGCGCGTGTAAGTTCGACGATGAGAACCACGGTTACGAATTCTATACCGAGGGGTAGTGACTTCTTCTGAAGTCTCGGAAGATTTGGCAACATTAAAATTGGGACGATATCGACCTCGATATACTTCGGTAGATCTAGGAGAAGTAGTGGATAAGATTTCATCAGGAGATGTTTCGTAGATAGTGGAACTTATTGTGGTACTAGTTGGGGGTGGCAAGGTACTTGttgttgtggtagcttcagtagTTGTCGTGGTTGATGGAGCTTCGGTTGTCGTCGTGGTAGTGGTCGTGCTAGTAGTAGTAGTTGTTGGTGGTGCGTCGGTTGTTGTGCTGGTGAAATAAAGAGTGCTAGAACGGGCAAACGAAGCCAATTTTGGGGGAGCAGTGATAAGGAAGTAGCTCCGTACTGCGGGTTCTCGTGGGGATTCAGTAGTGGTACGGTAGATGTTTGCTACCACACGTGAAGTAGAATAGGCAAATGGCTTATCGGAAGAGGTAGCTTGTCGTTGAACTTCGAGGCTTTTGAAGGGAGAAACTACCGTTCGAGAACCAGTATTTGATTCAAGGGTTTTATTCAGGTTTTCTTTGAATACAAGACCTCTGGAAGTAAAACTTTGAATAGCTTCGGCAAGTTTTTTGCTATCTTCAGCAGCGGTTGGAGGTTGGGTGCTTCGAGGTGGGAATCTAGTTGGGGGTAAGGTTTTAGTTTCTACAGATGGTTTTGACGGTATAAAGGAATCATCTAGTTCTTGTTCTTCATGCTCCTGAAGAGTATTGGTTTGAGGACTTGATAAAACGTTGTCTGGGTATGATGCAACCCATTCACTAGAAGAAGTTGGATCAGTGTCTTGAAGTTTGAAACTGGTAGGACGTGGTGTACTTCTACCAAAAGGAATCGTTTCAACGGGTTCTTGATAAATACGTGATCTTAGTGTTGGGACGGTTGAGCTGGGAATGAATCGTGGGATATTGGAAGATGGTGTAGGTGTTTCAGTAGTGGTAGTTGTTGTAGTGTCTCGTGATGAATGGTGGTTGTACCTTTGATTCGAGGGGACGACATTGACAGTTTCTACAGTACCCTTAGAGAGGTTTGGTTTGTTTCCAATTCCAGTACTCAGGGTTAACCGTAtcgatttattattttcaaattgttcgGGATTGATTTCATATCTGGTAGGGGATTGTGAAGGTGCCTGTGGTCGAATTTCGTACCGGGGAGAGGATGGGAAGAATTGTACCCTTTGAGTGGTGGTAGTTGGGGCTAAAGTAGAACTCAATGTAATCCTCACGGTTCCATTGTTTGAGTCAAGTGTATCTTGATTGACGCTTAGCCGTGTGGATTGTGTTGGGCGCTTGTCGTTTCCAATCGAGTCACTAACACGAGAACTTCCAAAACTGGAATTCAGAGTAAATCGTACGACCTGATCATTTTTACTGGGAGCAAACGAAGCTGGTACAATGGAAGGATTCACAGATCCAGGGGCAGTAGAAGTAGCAATTGTAGATTGCTGTGTAGCCGAAAGGGTGGTGCCAATGGCTTTGAGGAACGTATTTTGACCACGTGGTCGATTACCAGTATTCACGTAACTATCATAGTCTGCAATGTTAGGAATTTTTGACGATGGTACATTTTGATTCGGCCTGAAGCCTTCCGATTGTACATCGGGTGTAAATTGGTTCTGAACTCTCTGACGCACGGTTACCGGAGCTGGTGTTGTAGTTGTGGTTGTGGTTGTAGTAGTTGGTTTGGGAGtagtggtggtggtggtggtggttgATGTAGTTGTCGTCGTTGTTGTTGAAGGTGTGGTCGAAGGAGACGGAGAAGGTGATTTGTTGAACGAATACGAGAAATAAGTTTTAGGTTGATCGTACGAAAAAGGGCTGTCTTCTCGAGGGTTGGAGTAATCGTAATTGGTTGCGGCAGAGGGTGGTGGATTAACCGGGACTAACTTTTgagtgataaattttttatcagaagGATTGTTGCTACTATCGTTGTCTTGAGCCTCGTACTCGTAACGCGTCTTGGTAAGAGGATactcatcatcgtcgtcgtagTAACTGTCTTCAGGaattgggtgaaattttatttcaggaGGTACTCGTAAAGATTTGTCGCTGCTGTCCGAAAGAGAAAAACCGATGACTGAAGGAGCAGAAGTCGTCGTTGTGGTTGTAGTTCTACTTGAAGGTCGGTAGATGTTCGAACTCATCGTACTGGCTGCCCGGGCAGAGTAGGAAAACGGGGAAAAGGACACTAGGATGGGAGTCTCCGTAGAGGTCGTGGTAGTTGAGGAGGAACCCGCGCGTGCTGCGAGTGTTAATATTATTGTTTTGGGGGTTGATTTATTGGGCTTTTCATCCAATTGTGATGATCTGTAGGAATAAATAGCAtttgttggagatttttttagaaacgCTTGTTTACTAGTAGGTAATTTAGGTAATTCTAAAGAGAAATTAGGCGAAAGGCATCAGTTAGCGACAATGAACACGCTCAGGAGCACTACTCTGACTGGCATGGACATAATCTAGAGCACGAGTAATTTAGAATTAGAGAGGTTATTCACGTCGAGGATTGCAACTAGACCATTTAGCGGGACTGGGTAATGGGGCCTAAACTGGATCCGGTCCTCATTAGTTTGCAggttgacaaaaaaattgttgtaataTTTCTGGTTTAGACACATATGAACCGCAAAGAATCGAACAGtaataatctaaattttcatGTGGTTGATGTTTTCGATTTTTGAGTTGAACAGAGTGTTTATGAAATGTTTATTTATGAAGTAAGCAAAAGCCATTGAGAGAATGTATAGATAGattaaaatttacagaaaaaggGAAATTATAGCAACTCAGGGAGAAAGCAACATACGATAGGCGAATGATGAGAAAGAAAACAGTATGGAAAGACAGCGAGTATCAAGCGACATAAAATACTGACAATACACACAAAACACAGCAAAACCAACATGAAGTGATTTCATCAACCAACATTTAAGGTGGAAGCGCTACAAATGtttccaacaaaaacaaaaatctataaaatttctcTACGTCCTAAATGATGGCACTACACACACAACTACcgggtttttttcaatgataaaatgtTGAATTTAGAAGTTTGTTTGACACGGAAAAGCGatgatacaaattttatgttttacgTCACACAGAAGCACATGAAGTTAAAACTTGGATTCCAATTCAGGTATTAGAATTTTTTCGATTAGACTGTTTTAATACCTTGTGGTATAGTACTGTGGTGGTGGAGCCGGTGTTGTAGTAGTGGTGGTCGTGGTTGTAGTGGTTCTGGTAGTGGTTGTTGATGGTAGTGAGAACGGTTCGGGTGATGTGACGAAAGCTGTCTGGTATTTGGGACTGTTATAGGTTCTAATTGTTGACGATACCAAAATCGGACGATCAGAGATCGAGTTTAGATCGTTCCTGATCAATGTGTATTTGTTTGAGGATAAATTCAACATTCCCGCGTTGAattttaggagtttttttttgttgggtagTTGTGTTCGATTTGGTGTTCCGAATTTGgggggacatttttttttaatttgatttgattcgTAACAAGAGAAACAGGAAATAGCGAAAATATATGGTTAGATAATTATTTGGTTTATGGGAGATCTAGATTTGAAAGCATCAGCTTCACAGTaacgtattaaaaaaatatgaaagaaaacaGAAATTCGGTACCTGAGTTGAGTGTGCGTTTGTTTCTGATTATAACGATCATCATCGAGCTATGgagggaaaaattgaaatgattatttcgcATTGAAAATCGAATCTATAAAAGTTGATCATACTTGTGCAACGAGAGCATCATCGTAATCCTGATAAGAGGGACGTTGCTGGTATGTAGTTCTGGGAGAAGTAACATAAGAAGACTGTTCTCGCTGAGAAGTTGCTGGAGCGACGGTTGTTACTACGGTTGGTCTGTAGGTGGTAGAAACGATGGTCTTCTGCGGTGGTGGTGGCGACTGTTGTCTGTTCTGGTTGTACTGCGGTTGATATTCTATGAGGGAAAAAGGAGGGTTGAAATGTAGGCAACAATGTCGAACAAGCCTCAGCCTCGGACGGAAGTACTTACCAACATCTCTGTACAGTTCCACATCGTCGTCATAGACTGCGTAGTAGTTATCGTAGGCAGACGGATCGTAGTTGCTAGTGTTGTAGTAGTTTTTGCTGCTTTGGCTCAGTACGGTTTTTTGCGGTTGTTCCGGAACGTATCGGTTAGGCGCGGGTGAAGACGTTTCAACTCTGTTGGGAAAACACGCCACAATTAGAATGTTGTATAAACAAACTACAGGTAGAAAACAGAAACACGAACACAAGGTAGGGATTCAAATCCGTGCATGGAAGGGGTAGTATGTACAACAGGAGTCGTGAACAGCTCAAAAGTTAGTAGAATTCAACCAAGATATTTACAAATGTCCATGTCACCTGAGATCCGGGTCGGTAAAGTGTGCCACTCTTTTTCTCTCTATCTCACTCACTTTCGGCCAGcaatgtatgaaacccacaaCACAACAAAGGATAAAAACAAGAGGGTGTAATACTCGTACCTGTTCGGGAGCCGTTCATCGAGTTCCAAACGATTTGCACGGTTCGCGTTCTTGTTTGGTCGAGTGCTAGTAGCAATCGTGGACTGGTCGGGTGTCTCAGTAGTTCTCCAGCGTTGCTGGCCTCGGTTCGGTCGAATGGTGTACCGTTTCCGAGAGGTAGTGTcgtcggtcgaagcagcgctagTCGAGCTGAGAGTTGTCCGCGTTCGAGTTGCCGGTGGCGATGAAGTAGTAGTCGTCGTGGTCGTGGTCGTTGTCCTAGGAGCGAACGTGGTGGTGGTAGTCGTCGTTGTCTTAGCCGATGTTTTGGCAATAAGGGATTTGGCCGTTGTACGGAGCAGTTCCTTTGCGGTGGTTTCGTCAATGAGGTTTGAATTAGATATCGGAGTTGGTCTTAGGCGCTGTCGGATTGTGTACGGCCTTAAAGTTGATTTATTGAGGTACCGTGGTATATCGGCCAAAGGTTTGATACCTTGGAATACATCTTCTGGGAATTTGATGATCGGGGGTATATCACTTGTAGCGCTTGAGGCATGTGTGGTCACTGTGCTTGGTCGCCATGTGGTAGTTTCATACTTATGATTACTATAATATAGATGACCAGAGACGGAAGCGGCGGGTTTCGGGGTGGTAAGATTATTAAGCGGCCTTGGTGCCATGGTTTCTGTCATTGGGGTGTACTTTGACTTGTTAACCGGATACCGGTATTCGTAGTCGTCTTCATCTTCATCATCTTCATAGTACTCGTCATCGTCATCTTCATTGGGGCGATTTGGATAGCTTGGTTTGCGGTTACTGTTCAGtgtgtttttgacatatttatgGCCCCGATCATCTTCTATTTCATCCTGTTCATAGTAGTACTCACCGTAGTCTCTTGTCGGTTTAACAGTCGAGGGAGAATAATACAGCTTATAATGCTGTTCGACTTGTTGAACTGGCCTAAGGTTCGTTGTACCGTTTTTGGGATATTGTGAACTGAAGTCTTGGATGTCACCAGTTAGCTTGGTGTTGACATGTTGCACGTGActtgttttgatattttcaaagaaatttgcaTAATCTGAGCTACCTTGGTTAGCGGGTTTGTAAAATCGCGGGGTGGTTGAAATTGATATAGGCTGAAAACCGTTGGTGGATTTGGTTGAAAAGTATCCGGTTGGTTTTGGTGAAGAAGCTTCATACAATGGCTTATCATGATATTTGTTGTAGTTTATCTGTGCAGGGATGTTACTTGTGATCTTTCCAGTTCCTACAAATATGTTTTGAGGATAGTACTCAAGTGATGAGGATGGGGGCTTTGGTGTTGTATATCGTACGCTTCCAGCCGAAattgaatttccaaaatcgtaAACGGGAGAAGTCGTGCTTGGACCAGCTAGAATCTTTTTCTTGGCTTGCTGTACTTGGATCTGTCCGCTTCCGTGATGTTTGGATACTCCAGCGAATGTTTCCTTCAGAGGGTTAGCAGTGGGTTGATTGTTGAAAAAGCCTCCGACCGAGCTGAATGCTATGTATGGAGTCCGGTTCGTTGATTGAGGTATCTTTGCGGATGGTTGTGGAACGGGATTGAGCTTAGCCGCAGTTTTTGCGTGATTGTTGACCGAAATCGGCGTGGACGAATAACTGTTTCCAAAGTGAAAGTAGGCAAAGTTGTCTGGAATGGTTTCGTCGTCTATGTCCGGGACTGGGGTcgtaaactttttgttttgattattcacAAATGCTGCTGCGGTAAATGCTGTTTGGTATTGAGGTTTTGGCGATTGGTTAGAGATCAGCAGTGGTATCAGCGTTTCCTGAGGATTTATCTTGGTAACTGTTTTGTAGTTTTGAAGACTCGAAACAGGCTTCTGATTTGGTAGTTCTACTGGCCGTAGATATTGGGCAGTCTGCTTAGCTTTGACGTAAGCTTCCAGATAATCGTTATAATTGTTTGTGATTTCCTTTTTACTGTATGTCTGAGGTTGGTAGTACCGTGCTCCGGATTTGATAAGGGTCGATTGAGTTGGTCCAACCGAGAATGTAAATGGGTCATAGCTACTAGGGGGAAAGCTGTTTTGGCGTGACAACGAGGTGTCAAGTGATCTGTACTGCCAGTTTCCTATCGGTCGCAGCTGTCGAGCTGTCCGGGTACCTTCAGCGCTGCTTGTGGATTCTTCTGAGTCGGAAAGTTCTTTCGTTTCCGAAGTTTCGTCATCGTTTGAACGTTTAACAGGGTGTTTCTCTACCAATGCGTCAGTCTTTTCGCTATTGACAATGGGATCAATTGAGCTGTCTTTGATGTCAAGAACTTTGTCACTTTCTTCTGCCACATCGCGTTTTCTTCGATCGTGACTTTTGAGATCTTTGTGGTCAAGGTCTTGCAGTTTGTCGTCGTCACTGTTTTCGTGAAATGGAAGTTCAAGATTTAGGAGGTAGAAAATGTAGAAATTTGAcagttgaaaaatgaaacaaacaacTTTGGTGCAGAAGAATACAGCAGAGGTATCCTTAGGTGTATGCATTTCTTACGGAATAACCATTAGTGGGGCCAGTTCCCAGCGGGTGCAAGAACAGAAAGTAGGACTTACCTGAACGGCTGTGGCTGGGCACTGTACGCGAAGGAACCTACTTTAGCCTGGGTTGGGATGGCATTTACACTGGGT
It includes:
- the LOC129744385 gene encoding mucin-2 isoform X3, which gives rise to MYSHELQTCDWPRNVGCDLPALSAPAGPSRTSAVTPRVPQVLSRIRFSSVQSAPSAPSGPSGPSGPSGPTGPEPSAPGRIQRVQSIPPPPPPANPNPIITTRGQPKESPQEDIAKLYAEAHDTLPPVEEEESDRQQRVYRGQPSTVTQVQRDRDGILQQPSVNAIPTQAKVGSFAYSAQPQPFSDDDKLQDLDHKDLKSHDRRKRDVAEESDKVLDIKDSSIDPIVNSEKTDALVEKHPVKRSNDDETSETKELSDSEESTSSAEGTRTARQLRPIGNWQYRSLDTSLSRQNSFPPSSYDPFTFSVGPTQSTLIKSGARYYQPQTYSKKEITNNYNDYLEAYVKAKQTAQYLRPVELPNQKPVSSLQNYKTVTKINPQETLIPLLISNQSPKPQYQTAFTAAAFVNNQNKKFTTPVPDIDDETIPDNFAYFHFGNSYSSTPISVNNHAKTAAKLNPVPQPSAKIPQSTNRTPYIAFSSVGGFFNNQPTANPLKETFAGVSKHHGSGQIQVQQAKKKILAGPSTTSPVYDFGNSISAGSVRYTTPKPPSSSLEYYPQNIFVGTGKITSNIPAQINYNKYHDKPLYEASSPKPTGYFSTKSTNGFQPISISTTPRFYKPANQGSSDYANFFENIKTSHVQHVNTKLTGDIQDFSSQYPKNGTTNLRPVQQVEQHYKLYYSPSTVKPTRDYGEYYYEQDEIEDDRGHKYVKNTLNSNRKPSYPNRPNEDDDDEYYEDDEDEDDYEYRYPVNKSKYTPMTETMAPRPLNNLTTPKPAASVSGHLYYSNHKYETTTWRPSTVTTHASSATSDIPPIIKFPEDVFQGIKPLADIPRYLNKSTLRPYTIRQRLRPTPISNSNLIDETTAKELLRTTAKSLIAKTSAKTTTTTTTTFAPRTTTTTTTTTTSSPPATRTRTTLSSTSAASTDDTTSRKRYTIRPNRGQQRWRTTETPDQSTIATSTRPNKNANRANRLELDERLPNRVETSSPAPNRYVPEQPQKTVLSQSSKNYYNTSNYDPSAYDNYYAVYDDDVELYRDVEYQPQYNQNRQQSPPPPQKTIVSTTYRPTVVTTVAPATSQREQSSYVTSPRTTYQQRPSYQDYDDALVAQLDDDRYNQKQTHTQLRNDLNSISDRPILVSSTIRTYNSPKYQTAFVTSPEPFSLPSTTTTRTTTTTTTTTTTPAPPPQYYTTRSSQLDEKPNKSTPKTIILTLAARAGSSSTTTTSTETPILVSFSPFSYSARAASTMSSNIYRPSSRTTTTTTTSAPSVIGFSLSDSSDKSLRVPPEIKFHPIPEDSYYDDDDEYPLTKTRYEYEAQDNDSSNNPSDKKFITQKLVPVNPPPSAATNYDYSNPREDSPFSYDQPKTYFSYSFNKSPSPSPSTTPSTTTTTTTSTTTTTTTTPKPTTTTTTTTTTPAPVTVRQRVQNQFTPDVQSEGFRPNQNVPSSKIPNIADYDSYVNTGNRPRGQNTFLKAIGTTLSATQQSTIATSTAPGSVNPSIVPASFAPSKNDQVVRFTLNSSFGSSRVSDSIGNDKRPTQSTRLSVNQDTLDSNNGTVRITLSSTLAPTTTTQRVQFFPSSPRYEIRPQAPSQSPTRYEINPEQFENNKSIRLTLSTGIGNKPNLSKGTVETVNVVPSNQRYNHHSSRDTTTTTTTETPTPSSNIPRFIPSSTVPTLRSRIYQEPVETIPFGRSTPRPTSFKLQDTDPTSSSEWVASYPDNVLSSPQTNTLQEHEEQELDDSFIPSKPSVETKTLPPTRFPPRSTQPPTAAEDSKKLAEAIQSFTSRGLVFKENLNKTLESNTGSRTVVSPFKSLEVQRQATSSDKPFAYSTSRVVANIYRTTTESPREPAVRSYFLITAPPKLASFARSSTLYFTSTTTDAPPTTTTTSTTTTTTTTEAPSTTTTTEATTTTSTLPPPTSTTISSTIYETSPDEILSTTSPRSTEVYRGRYRPNFNVAKSSETSEEVTTPRYRIRNRGSHRRTYTRLRPTNLNGVYSTTTSFNQTNVPISSTESTVLTISSEYPDHRVTPSTISSIASSTSSHLNGIGSTERSRYDGENAPAKSSHYKSRFSDDSVEVYKKGSVILENATNSADVVEITDKPVYFTRYHLTSTEQNSFGPSSNSKTESTTKKFRATVEMPEMNIPTEKELLSYNQNDSISNESEEDEDEEEDGDVPEEDLVDYSYLETTSAATTTTKPTTTTTVRSTYTSFKPHYRATKRFTTTTSTTTEYPTTTTTSSTSPRYVPSTTTQLLNLTTTTQLLPNKSRSTSYSSTSSPVYDSDEDYNDDPSSSVEQNVNLDSDRTASTPSPVAVTTVTTSKTNTNTTPRLPTTYSNGKLPPRVSRVNNAIKTTIAAAQLPRRYSKPSAGKSIQCTENSLSAKCNEIPSRGSSNSNTNSNRNRGNSQYITDTQSTVPANRGTHPPRARPTLKPAQTFVSKAQEFIDIYRYPPTRPEPLYPQPNPDKTAAKCRKDVCLLPDCYCGGKDIPGELPVEHVPQIVLLTFDDSVNDLNKQLYQDLFERGRVNPNGCPITATFYVSHEWTDYSQVQNLYADGHEMASHTVSHSFGEGFSPKKWAREVAGQREILSAYGGVKLEDVRGMRAPFLSIGGNKMFKMLYDFNFTYDSSMPVYENRPPSWPYTLDYKIFHDCMIPPCPTKSYPGVWEVPMVMWQDLNGGRCSMGDACSNPPDAENVYKMIMKNFERHYTTNRAPFGLYYHAAWFTQPHHKEGFIQFLDTINAMKDVFIVTNWQALQWVRDPTPLNRINSFQPFQCNYGDRPKRCNNPKVCNLWHKSGVRYMRTCQPCPDIYPWTGKTGIRSSRIDSDIEVADTN
- the LOC129744385 gene encoding mucin-2 isoform X1, which codes for MYSHELQTCDWPRNVGCDLPALSAPAGPSRTSAVTPRVPQVLSRIRFSSVQSAPSAPSGPSGPSGPSGPTGPEPSAPGRIQRVQSIPPPPPPANPNPIITTRGQPKESPQEDIAKLYAEAHDTLPPVEEEESDRQQRVYRGQPSTVTQVQRDRDGILQQPSVNAIPTQAKVGSFAYSAQPQPFSDDDKLQDLDHKDLKSHDRRKRDVAEESDKVLDIKDSSIDPIVNSEKTDALVEKHPVKRSNDDETSETKELSDSEESTSSAEGTRTARQLRPIGNWQYRSLDTSLSRQNSFPPSSYDPFTFSVGPTQSTLIKSGARYYQPQTYSKKEITNNYNDYLEAYVKAKQTAQYLRPVELPNQKPVSSLQNYKTVTKINPQETLIPLLISNQSPKPQYQTAFTAAAFVNNQNKKFTTPVPDIDDETIPDNFAYFHFGNSYSSTPISVNNHAKTAAKLNPVPQPSAKIPQSTNRTPYIAFSSVGGFFNNQPTANPLKETFAGVSKHHGSGQIQVQQAKKKILAGPSTTSPVYDFGNSISAGSVRYTTPKPPSSSLEYYPQNIFVGTGKITSNIPAQINYNKYHDKPLYEASSPKPTGYFSTKSTNGFQPISISTTPRFYKPANQGSSDYANFFENIKTSHVQHVNTKLTGDIQDFSSQYPKNGTTNLRPVQQVEQHYKLYYSPSTVKPTRDYGEYYYEQDEIEDDRGHKYVKNTLNSNRKPSYPNRPNEDDDDEYYEDDEDEDDYEYRYPVNKSKYTPMTETMAPRPLNNLTTPKPAASVSGHLYYSNHKYETTTWRPSTVTTHASSATSDIPPIIKFPEDVFQGIKPLADIPRYLNKSTLRPYTIRQRLRPTPISNSNLIDETTAKELLRTTAKSLIAKTSAKTTTTTTTTFAPRTTTTTTTTTTSSPPATRTRTTLSSTSAASTDDTTSRKRYTIRPNRGQQRWRTTETPDQSTIATSTRPNKNANRANRLELDERLPNRVETSSPAPNRYVPEQPQKTVLSQSSKNYYNTSNYDPSAYDNYYAVYDDDVELYRDVEYQPQYNQNRQQSPPPPQKTIVSTTYRPTVVTTVAPATSQREQSSYVTSPRTTYQQRPSYQDYDDALVAQLDDDRYNQKQTHTQLRTYNSPKYQTAFVTSPEPFSLPSTTTTRTTTTTTTTTTTPAPPPQYYTTRSSQLDEKPNKSTPKTIILTLAARAGSSSTTTTSTETPILVSFSPFSYSARAASTMSSNIYRPSSRTTTTTTTSAPSVIGFSLSDSSDKSLRVPPEIKFHPIPEDSYYDDDDEYPLTKTRYEYEAQDNDSSNNPSDKKFITQKLVPVNPPPSAATNYDYSNPREDSPFSYDQPKTYFSYSFNKSPSPSPSTTPSTTTTTTTSTTTTTTTTPKPTTTTTTTTTTPAPVTVRQRVQNQFTPDVQSEGFRPNQNVPSSKIPNIADYDSYVNTGNRPRGQNTFLKAIGTTLSATQQSTIATSTAPGSVNPSIVPASFAPSKNDQVVRFTLNSSFGSSRVSDSIGNDKRPTQSTRLSVNQDTLDSNNGTVRITLSSTLAPTTTTQRVQFFPSSPRYEIRPQAPSQSPTRYEINPEQFENNKSIRLTLSTGIGNKPNLSKGTVETVNVVPSNQRYNHHSSRDTTTTTTTETPTPSSNIPRFIPSSTVPTLRSRIYQEPVETIPFGRSTPRPTSFKLQDTDPTSSSEWVASYPDNVLSSPQTNTLQEHEEQELDDSFIPSKPSVETKTLPPTRFPPRSTQPPTAAEDSKKLAEAIQSFTSRGLVFKENLNKTLESNTGSRTVVSPFKSLEVQRQATSSDKPFAYSTSRVVANIYRTTTESPREPAVRSYFLITAPPKLASFARSSTLYFTSTTTDAPPTTTTTSTTTTTTTTEAPSTTTTTEATTTTSTLPPPTSTTISSTIYETSPDEILSTTSPRSTEVYRGRYRPNFNVAKSSETSEEVTTPRYRIRNRGSHRRTYTRLRPTNLNGVYSTTTSFNQTNVPISSTESTVLTISSEYPDHRVTPSTISSIASSTSSHLNGIGSTERSRYDGENAPAKSSHYKSRFSDDSVEVYKKGSVILENATNSADVVEITDKPVYFTRYHLTSTEQNSFGPSSNSKTESTTKKFRATVEMPEMNIPTEKELLSYNQNDSISNESEEDEDEEEDGDVPEEDLVDYSYLETTSAATTTTKPTTTTTVRSTYTSFKPHYRATKRFTTTTSTTTEYPTTTTTSSTSPRYVPSTTTQLLNLTTTTQLLPNKSRSTSYSSTSSPVYDSDEDYNDDPSSSVEQNVNLDSDRTASTPSPVAVTTVTTSKTNTNTTPRLPTTYSNGKLPPRVSRVNNAIKTTIAAAQLPRRYSKPSAGKSIQCTENSLSAKCNEIPSRGSSNSNTNSNRNRGNSQYITDTQSTVPANRGTHPPRARPTLKPAQTFVSKAQEFIDIYRYPPTRPEPLYPQPNPDKTAAKCRKDVCLLPDCYCGGKDIPGELPVEHVPQIVLLTFDDSVNDLNKQLYQDLFERGRVNPNGCPITATFYVSHEWTDYSQVQNLYADGHEMASHTVSHSFGEGFSPKKWAREVAGQREILSAYGGVKLEDVRGMRAPFLSIGGNKMFKMLYDFNFTYDSSMPVYENRPPSWPYTLDYKIFHDCMIPPCPTKSYPGVWEVPMVMWQDLNGGRCSMGDACSNPPDAENVYKMIMKNFERHYTTNRAPFGLYYHAAWFTQPHHKEGFIQFLDTINAMKDVFIVTNWQALQWVRDPTPLNRINSFQPFQCNYGDRPKRCNNPKVCNLWHKSGVRYMRTCQPCPDIYPWTGKTGIRSSRIDSDIEVADTN